Genomic segment of Salvia hispanica cultivar TCC Black 2014 chromosome 2, UniMelb_Shisp_WGS_1.0, whole genome shotgun sequence:
TCAccataattttccaaaaattaagtaaaaaaaacatcatatGTCACCGACTCACCGTTATCTTTTGCTTGGATAATCTGGTAAAATTTGACAATCTCTTCCAAATTATACATGCATACTCCCTcggtccccgattaagagtctcactttgaccgagcacgaattttaagaaatgtaaagaaaaattggttaaaaaagttagtgattTTAATCTCAATTTTAGATCAGTGTTGTAAATTCAACCTTTTACTTTAGCTAAAAGAAAATCggaaaatttataaacatgGTTGGGTAAATTTCTTACTCCTAATTAATGCAAGATtacacacataattaaaagattacaattattttaagagaaaattGGTGTTTTTTGCCAtggaaaatatggagtataaaaaagaggagagagaaatataTGAAtctgataaataattttagacaGAGAAAGGGGAGGAAGAAACATTTTCCCACTCTCTATACGTACAAATCATTGTATCTACacgtagagagagaaaatctGAATCCTTGTTGCTGTTTTGTACTAATCGATGTCGTATTTGATTACACACACTCCGGCGGAAAATGTTCGAATCTGAATCCGATTCCCCGTTGCTGCTCCGATCTTCGTTCGATTCCTAAACCTAATtcggatttttttttgatgaagTGAAAGCAGGAGAGGGGAAATAGCTAAAATTAGCTGTTTTGTGAGGTTCCTTTCATCAATTGCTGTTGCTTTTATTTCTGATTTGGAGTGTCGAGAGAAATGgacggtggtggtggtggtggagaggTGGCATCAGCTGAGGCGGGTCCACCTGCGCTGCTGGACTGGAAATTCTCGCAGGTCTTCGGCGAGAGGACGGCCGGGGAAGAAGTACAAGAAGGTAAATGATGGATTAGCGGATGAGGAGGGGTAATGTTTGCTTTGGGTTTGGATCTGTTGGTTAGGGTTTGGGTTTCTGTGGATTTGATCTGTTTTTGGATCGTTAATGGATTGAATTGGTGGAAATTGATGGGGGTTGATTGGGGATTTTAGTGTGTGTTTTGCATGTCAGTGTGTTGTCTAGTGTATTGAGAGATGATCCGGAGGTGTAGAGCGGATCGAGTtcattgttaattttttttcctgttTATCATCTGCCTGTGTTTGTTTTCTGTCATTTTGTGATTTCTGATGTTTGCTAGTTTTAGAGCGTCCTTCAATGTTTGTCTTTTGCTGTGGCTTTGAACCTTTTTGCTAATCATGAGTCTGGATTTGTTAAGAAGATATTGTATGGATTGAACTGAAAGTTTCAGTTTTTATGTTGACAAAGTGAGAGTTTTCTTATTAACTCCCTGCATGCGGTAGATGAGGTGTTGTCGTAGCTACTATAACCTTGCTCTGCAGCATACACTTATCCGAAGTTGCATAAGTTCATATAGTCCCCTTATCATTAATTCCTTCTATAGCTTTGAGTAATTTGATGGAGGAGGCAGCATAAGATGATATATGGCTTCCTTAAAGTTCCAGTCTTGCTGGTATTTTACAAGTGTTGGCCAGAATATGCTGACATGTGATCTTGATCTTGGAGAGAGTTATAAGATGCATTCTCTGTTAGTACGTCATGCAAGCATAGGATCAATGCATATTTTAGGATTATGCCATTTACACAGATATGGGGAAAGAGTCCTGAGCACGGACTACTTCCTTGTAAAAGGAAATTATTAGTCAATTCTCATTGTTGCAGTATTGATTGCACCTGCCcattttattgcatttatgTTATAAAAGGAGAGAACAAAGATACTAAAAAAGAGCTACTGCATCTACTTGTTGCCAAGTTAGGTACAAGTGACTCTTCAGAATTATTCTGTGTCTGCTCTAGGCGAGTCTAAATCTTCACAGATTTCATTAATAAGGATTGATGTAGTGCTTAAGGCCAAGTGGTTGAATACATAATCATTGTTTAGGTTCTAATTTTCTTTGAACACGGGTTATTATTGGTAATGAGATTCTGGATTATGAAATGACATACTGGTTCTCTCAGGTGTATATGTAATGAGTTTAGATGTCTTCCAGGGAGAGACCTTTTCTTGTATGTGTCTGGGGGGGGGGGTAAGAAATAAGATTAGagaatttgtttctttttattgttttccgAGGACACTTGAACTTTCTCTAATATTACACAGTACAAGTGCTTCTTTCTGTTGTTTTGGCTGTCGCAAGAGAATATGTAGGCTTTCCAGCTACTGAACTTGCATGAATCTCAGTGTTGCTACATGTTGTAAACTTGTGCCTGTATTCTAAGTATCTTGAAACATTTGGTTGAACTTGGCTCTTTTGGCTCATATCacatgattttcttttttccttattATTGCTCGAGTAGTCCGCTTCCATTGGCATCAGCAAAGATTCCAAGATCAGCACTGATTTTTACCGTTATGTTTCTTTCAACATCTACAGTTGATATCATATCAGCAATTGAGTTCGATAAAAGTGGTGACCATCTAGCCACTGGTGACCGTGGTGGAAGGGTTGTGTTATTTGAAAGGACTGATTCAAAAGAGGTGAAAGTTCAACTTGCAAGAACACGTTTTTATGTGTATTCTGTTAACTGTTACCTGAAATTTTggctataaaatatttttgtttgcagCATGGTCGGAATCGTAGAGACCTAGAGAGGATGGACTATTCAGTTGGTCGACATCCTGAATTCCGCTACAAAACTGAATTCCAGAGCCATGAACCTGAGGTACTTTCTTGGCACTTGCTTGTCTGCTATTGTTTCTTTTGCTTTCTGCACCATGATATTTGCATATAATATATCTCTCTGATATATGAGCCTTGTTTTAATGATTTTCTTTGTTCCTTTAAgtctttacttttctttatgtTCTCCTATTTTCTTAATGAAAAGTTGAATGGAAGGCTCTGTCATTCTGATGATGCTTGCACATATCTTGAATCAGTTCGATTATCTCAAAAGTTTGGAAATCGAGGAGAAAATCAACAAGATTCGCTGGTGTCAGGCAGCTAATGGTGCTCTGTTTCTTTTGTCTACTAATGACAAAACCATCAAGTTTTGGAAGGTGAGAGAGGTTCAAGTTTCCATTACACTTTGGAGAAATGTGTTGATAGTTAATCAGAAGATTTTCATTGTGCTTGTCTGCTTCCTCCCTCTCTGTATTGCTCTAATCTTGTGCTGTAAACAGGTCCAAgagaagaaaatcaaaaaaCTTTCTGATATGAATGCTGATACATTTAAAAGTGCTGGAAATAGTAGTGCTGCCAGTTCCAGTATTTCTTCTGGTCTGAAGCAGGGTCTTGCTAATGGAAACTCTACCGACCGGTCCAACAACTCTTTGAACAATGCCTTGTCATTTCCATCTGGGGGTATCCCCTCCCTGCGGTTACCAGTGGTATTTGTACACAATTAAGCTAGAGTTTCATGTTTTCATTTAAGTGTAATAGTCTCCTGGGAAGTGTTCCTCTAAATGTTTTGTGTTCATTTTTAGATATTGAAAATTCTAGGGCTTTTGTGTTTACTGTTTATATGTTTTTGCTGTTCAATTCCACTGGGTTCTACTTCCCAATCATTCTTCTCTTTCTAATGCTCAATTATGCCACATATAGGTCACAAGCGGCGAGACAAATCTTGTTGCAAGATGCAGGAGAGTATACGCGCATGCACATGATTACCACATTAATTCTATCTCGAATAACAGGTGAAGACTCatactattttatcttattataTCCGCAAAAGCTTTTTAGCCTTGAAATTTTGTATGCTGCCAAACTTTTAATACAAGCTTGATTGTTCAGTTATTCTCTAATATCTTATACCCCTTAATGATGCCTGCACCTTAGTGGTGAAATAGCAAGATCAAATTTAATTGCTCCAGAAACTCAAAGCGTACTTATGGTTCATAGTTTGGTTGGGTATTTCTAACTACAGATGGAGGAAAAGAAATGCTTCTTTTTGTTCATCGAGTTGATTAGACTCGTCAAAGAACCTTAGTAAGTAGCACAAACAATTCAATACATATCTTCTTTCTAGTTCTCACATTTACTTCACACACAGATGTGctgtgataaatatttttctgtACAGTTTTGGTAAAAAGTTTTATGCTATTGAATTTGTATAGAAGACCAAGAGGATAACATATAAAAGAATCAATTTGTTTCCTTTGAATTGATTCTTTAAATAGTGTAATCAGACTCTGTGATCCATGCTGCAGTGACTAGTAAGTCAATCACCCTATATTGTGGTTCATTTATTACAAATGCGTGTTAGGAGcattaaattattagaaaattgaGCAACTGCTTTTGTCCTTACTCCATAGATATAGCTGTGACctacataaaaatacatttagaCTTGAAAGTTctccacggagaagaggtaGAGACAGGATTAGCATTTTAAGTTTTCTGCAATCATATTTTGTGCTTGTTAGCATCTTTTGCTATTTTTAGTTCTTTctgataaatttgttttaatgaTTTCTGGTCtaattattaatctttttatgTTCTGCAGTGATGGTGAAACATTTATATCAGCGGATGACCTGCGGGTTAATCTTTGGAACCTGGAAATAAGTAATCAGAGTTTCAATATTGTTGATGTGAAACCAACAAATATGGAAGATCTAACTGGTAAGTCATTCTTCTGTTTCTGTTGGTTAGGGTGGTCCAGGTCCCAATTAATTGACCATTTTCATGTCTCACTGCAGAGGTGATCACATCAGCAGAGTTTCATCCTACTCATTGCAACACGTTAGCATATAGTAGTTCAAAAGGATCAATTCGTCTAATTGATTTGCGTCAATCTGCCTTGTGTGATTCACATTCTAAGCTGTAAGTTCTGTGATGgccatttatattttttatatgctCCTGTTGTTTATCAGTTTGATAGATTTTATAGTGGGCTGATCAAatattggatggttgtgagaCTTTTTAAGTTATTTTCTTGCCGAAACAGTGTTCTTCAACTCTGGTCTGCCTTGCTTACGAATGTGCTATTTATTTTGAGACGTTGACATTCCATCAATAAACAGATTTGAGGAACAGGAGGCACCTGGCTCAAGATCCTTTTTCACTGAGATAATTGCTTCAATATCAGATATCAAATTTGCAAGGAATGGCAGATACATTCTGAGTCGTGATTACATGACCCTTAAGGTACACTTTTTTAGCCGGTTCTGTATATTGCTTACAGGGTTGCTGCATTTCTAGTAATACTTCCACCTTTTAGCTGGTTTGTTTGGTGACAGGAATTGTAAATTTGTTGAACTGTAATTTTTGGTGCTGTTTGGATACGACCTAATAGTGGATAAACGAcctaatatatacatatatttatagctAGCCGTTTGgtgtgtcaaattttttcTAGATGTTGAATTGCACCAAGTACTCATATTGGATCGATGGATAGGTAGGAGTTTGACATGTCTAAAATTTACCTCAAAGTGGAATGCATTAAATTATTATGGCCTTATTTATTCAAGTACTAATTGGCTGAAGAAATCCTGTTGTCTTCCTCCTGGTTTGCCAAAAATGAGAAGATATCTATCTCACTGCATGCTTATGCATTTTAACATTAGCATGTAATAGTCTTATTTAATGTTGACCACCATCCTCTATTCTCTCACTGTTCCATGTTTGTCTTCAGTTATGGGATATTAATATGGATTCTGGCCCAGTGTCGACTTTTCAGGTTCATGAATATCTGAGACCAAAGGTGAATGATTCTATCTATTTAGGACCATTTTATCCTAGGATTTTGAACAAATGTAGTTGAACACTTGAACTGATCAAATTACTCTGCCGATGCCCAGCTATGTGACCTCTATGAAAATGATTccatttttgataaatttgaatgCTGCTTGAGTGGCGATGGCCAACGAGTGGCAACTGGTTCTTACAGGTATCCCATATatctaattatttgttttgccATTTATCTTCTGTTAGTAAGAAAGTGCAAGTAAActtatttactattttcagCAATCTTTTCCGTGTGTTCGGCTGTGGTCCTGGGAGTACGGAGGCTACAACGCTGGAAGCAAGCAAAAACCCGATGAGGTACTTTATTAGAATATGTTATGTGGTTATCATACTCTGATCAATCAAACTACTATTTTTCTTATTGCTAAaaattattcttcatttttcaccCCAGGAGGCAGGTCCAGACCCCGACGAGGCCTTCTAGATCCCTGGGCAGTAGCATCTCCCGTGTTGTCCGAAGAGGTACCCTTTTCCATCACTGACATCATATTCTATCCATGTTATTTATCCGTTTTTCGTATACTGAAAACAACACTGGCTTGCTTATACATCGCAGGTGCAGAGAGTCCGGGAGTTGATGCCAACGGGAATTCCTTCGATTTCACTACAAAGCTACTCCACTTGGCATGGCATCCATCCGAAAACTCTATTGCCTGTGCTGCTGCCAATAGCTTGTACATGTACTACGCATAAAACTGAGCTCCTCCACGACCTGGTCATCATTCTCGGTAGCCTTTTTTGAATGCTTCATTCAGCGGATTGAGGCTCTTCCATTTTCTCACGCACGAGTTCCCTGGTATATCGCGCCAGGGTTCCAAAGTTGTTATATGTAGAATCTCACAAGCGAGCAATTGTGTCGTTGAACCTCCGCGAAAACTGCCTTCTCCATCTTGCTTCTTTCGCCTtctaaatttcttttattttttactctccTCTCAAAGAGAAAGATGCTCTCACCACCAGTGCTGGATAGAAGTCGGGAAGGAACGCGGTCGTAGCTCTCCTACAAACAGAAGGTGTCTTATATTGTCTCTAGTTTAAGTTAAATGTAGTTTTTACTTGAAATCTTGCTGGAGAGGAGGAGCTGATTAACTTTGATGGATCACTCTTTTGTAGGATATTTTGGcccttttcccccttttttgaTAGagtttttattgatatttattttgtaaaagtaTTGGGCGTTTGGGTTCTAttaatttgtacaatatttttcaatcgCATAGAGATTGGTTGGGCTTTAGGTTTTTATTAGCTCCAGTTGCCAAGTACTAATACTTGTGGTTTTGCTATAATAAAATAGCTATTCAGATAgccaaaataatgttagtgcTTGATAATTTAGATATCatatttgcctttttttttttccttatattTGAAGAGTGTTTACTTTGTTGTGTGTATGTTAGTGGAT
This window contains:
- the LOC125205987 gene encoding serine/threonine protein phosphatase 2A 55 kDa regulatory subunit B beta isoform-like, which translates into the protein MDGGGGGGEVASAEAGPPALLDWKFSQVFGERTAGEEVQEVDIISAIEFDKSGDHLATGDRGGRVVLFERTDSKEHGRNRRDLERMDYSVGRHPEFRYKTEFQSHEPEFDYLKSLEIEEKINKIRWCQAANGALFLLSTNDKTIKFWKVQEKKIKKLSDMNADTFKSAGNSSAASSSISSGLKQGLANGNSTDRSNNSLNNALSFPSGGIPSLRLPVVTSGETNLVARCRRVYAHAHDYHINSISNNSDGETFISADDLRVNLWNLEISNQSFNIVDVKPTNMEDLTEVITSAEFHPTHCNTLAYSSSKGSIRLIDLRQSALCDSHSKLFEEQEAPGSRSFFTEIIASISDIKFARNGRYILSRDYMTLKLWDINMDSGPVSTFQVHEYLRPKLCDLYENDSIFDKFECCLSGDGQRVATGSYSNLFRVFGCGPGSTEATTLEASKNPMRRQVQTPTRPSRSLGSSISRVVRRGAESPGVDANGNSFDFTTKLLHLAWHPSENSIACAAANSLYMYYA